Proteins from one Drosophila gunungcola strain Sukarami chromosome 3R, Dgunungcola_SK_2, whole genome shotgun sequence genomic window:
- the LOC128253557 gene encoding microtubule-associated protein Jupiter isoform X1 has protein sequence MAAYAAFKHVELYNVGKAKKRVLRPPGGGSSDIFGSEMPQTPRNVKNRMVSNIFAAEKDNGVKNNVRQGAHRFYFIGDAPRRGQKTVDSHSRLFGEPSRPITPGKNHMKSSIPFGGQNSEAAAAQKLLTTNGHYNGKSGSVSSASSSVSSSTENLKMNNGSRSGKSCHRRGLQGRRQRLPPAPGVFEWRHSGDQQEPCPTRRLLVGTLVMTTGIAQIPAQAMWGRWRDETPYKKATKQAKNHTTHIILRIPYP, from the exons atggCCGCCTACGCTGCTTTCAAACACGTTGAGCTTTATAATGTGGGCAAAGCCAAAAAGAG GGTGCTGAGGCCTCCGGGCGGCGGATCGAGCGACATCTTTGGATCGGAGATGCCCCAGACCCCCAGGAATGTAAAGAATCGCATGGTGTCCAACATATTCGCTGCCGAGAAAGATAATGGAGTGAAAAACAACG TACGACAAGGAGCTCACAGATTCTATTTCATTG GTGATGCACCACGTCGCGGCCAGAAGACCGTCGACTCCCACTCTCGGCTGTTTGGGGAACCCTCCCGCCCGATCACGCCCGGCAAGAACCACATGAAGAGCAGCATTCCCTTTGGCGGACAGAACTCAGAGGCAGCCGCCGCCCAGAAGCTGCTGACCACCAATGGCCACTACAACGGCAAGAGCGGATCGGTGTCCTCTGCCTCGTCTTCGGTGTCGTCCTCGACCGAGAACCTCAAGATGAACAACGGCTCGAGATCAG GGAAATCCTGTCACAGGCGAGGGCTACAAGGCAGGAGGCAACGACTTCCACCAGCGCCAGGAGTCTTCGAATGGCGGCACTCCGGTGATCAACAAGAACCGTGTCCCACCAGGCGGCTACTCGTCGGGACTCTGGTAATGACGACAGGAATTGCTCAGATCCCAGCACAAGCAATGTGGGGCCGTTGGCGGGACGAAACACCATACAAGAAAGCaacaaaacaagcaaaaaatcATACTACCCATATAATATTACGCATACCCTACCCCTAA
- the LOC128253557 gene encoding microtubule-associated protein Jupiter isoform X10: protein MPSAHPTLKTDALSIDKPCRDSEIGDVPADNSTFTESDKVDERTQTCRDSGDNTNQSYSLGNMAGVPDLTEPLGLCPSKDKEEEQECSKLDSRNPITGLGLNGDGVGGLKPRKTKIREGNPVTGEGYKAGGNDFHQRQESSNGGTPVINKNRVPPGGYSSGLW, encoded by the exons ATGCCCAGCGCCCATCCAACTCTGAAGACAGACGCTCTGTCCATCGATAAACCGTGCCGAGATAGCGAAATAGGAGACGTGCCAGCAGATAACTCAACCTTTACAGAATCCGATAAAGTAGACGAACGCACTCAAACGTGCCGCGACTCGGGAGATAATACCAATCAGTCGTATTCGCTGGGCAATATGGCTGGCGTGCCGGATTTGACGGAGCCTCTGGGGCTCTGTCCAAGTAAAGACAAGGAAGAAGAGCAGGAGTGCTCCAAGCTCGATTCCCGCAATCCGATCACGGGTCTTGGTCTTAACGGAGATGGTGTTGGCGGTCTCAAACCGAGGAAAACCAAGATCCGAG AGGGAAATCCTGTCACAGGCGAGGGCTACAAGGCAGGAGGCAACGACTTCCACCAGCGCCAGGAGTCTTCGAATGGCGGCACTCCGGTGATCAACAAGAACCGTGTCCCACCAGGCGGCTACTCGTCGGGACTCTGGTAA
- the LOC128253557 gene encoding microtubule-associated protein Jupiter isoform X8, producing MISNFDCTDNQASSKVLRPPGGGSSDIFGSEMPQTPRNVKNRMVSNIFAAEKDNGVKNNGDAPRRGQKTVDSHSRLFGEPSRPITPGKNHMKSSIPFGGQNSEAAAAQKLLTTNGHYNGKSGSVSSASSSVSSSTENLKMNNGSRSVFRNMSKGNPVTGEGYKAGGNDFHQRQESSNGGTPVINKNRVPPGGYSSGLW from the exons GGTGCTGAGGCCTCCGGGCGGCGGATCGAGCGACATCTTTGGATCGGAGATGCCCCAGACCCCCAGGAATGTAAAGAATCGCATGGTGTCCAACATATTCGCTGCCGAGAAAGATAATGGAGTGAAAAACAACG GTGATGCACCACGTCGCGGCCAGAAGACCGTCGACTCCCACTCTCGGCTGTTTGGGGAACCCTCCCGCCCGATCACGCCCGGCAAGAACCACATGAAGAGCAGCATTCCCTTTGGCGGACAGAACTCAGAGGCAGCCGCCGCCCAGAAGCTGCTGACCACCAATGGCCACTACAACGGCAAGAGCGGATCGGTGTCCTCTGCCTCGTCTTCGGTGTCGTCCTCGACCGAGAACCTCAAGATGAACAACGGCTCGAGATCAG TCTTCCGCAATATGAGCA AGGGAAATCCTGTCACAGGCGAGGGCTACAAGGCAGGAGGCAACGACTTCCACCAGCGCCAGGAGTCTTCGAATGGCGGCACTCCGGTGATCAACAAGAACCGTGTCCCACCAGGCGGCTACTCGTCGGGACTCTGGTAA
- the LOC128253557 gene encoding microtubule-associated protein Jupiter isoform X6, with the protein MISNFDCTDNQASSKVLRPPGGGSSDIFGSEMPQTPRNVKNRMVSNIFAAEKDNGVKNNVRQGAHRFYFIGDAPRRGQKTVDSHSRLFGEPSRPITPGKNHMKSSIPFGGQNSEAAAAQKLLTTNGHYNGKSGSVSSASSSVSSSTENLKMNNGSRSEGNPVTGEGYKAGGNDFHQRQESSNGGTPVINKNRVPPGGYSSGLW; encoded by the exons GGTGCTGAGGCCTCCGGGCGGCGGATCGAGCGACATCTTTGGATCGGAGATGCCCCAGACCCCCAGGAATGTAAAGAATCGCATGGTGTCCAACATATTCGCTGCCGAGAAAGATAATGGAGTGAAAAACAACG TACGACAAGGAGCTCACAGATTCTATTTCATTG GTGATGCACCACGTCGCGGCCAGAAGACCGTCGACTCCCACTCTCGGCTGTTTGGGGAACCCTCCCGCCCGATCACGCCCGGCAAGAACCACATGAAGAGCAGCATTCCCTTTGGCGGACAGAACTCAGAGGCAGCCGCCGCCCAGAAGCTGCTGACCACCAATGGCCACTACAACGGCAAGAGCGGATCGGTGTCCTCTGCCTCGTCTTCGGTGTCGTCCTCGACCGAGAACCTCAAGATGAACAACGGCTCGAGATCAG AGGGAAATCCTGTCACAGGCGAGGGCTACAAGGCAGGAGGCAACGACTTCCACCAGCGCCAGGAGTCTTCGAATGGCGGCACTCCGGTGATCAACAAGAACCGTGTCCCACCAGGCGGCTACTCGTCGGGACTCTGGTAA
- the LOC128253557 gene encoding microtubule-associated protein Jupiter isoform X9, translated as MISNFDCTDNQASSKVLRPPGGGSSDIFGSEMPQTPRNVKNRMVSNIFAAEKDNGVKNNGDAPRRGQKTVDSHSRLFGEPSRPITPGKNHMKSSIPFGGQNSEAAAAQKLLTTNGHYNGKSGSVSSASSSVSSSTENLKMNNGSRSEGNPVTGEGYKAGGNDFHQRQESSNGGTPVINKNRVPPGGYSSGLW; from the exons GGTGCTGAGGCCTCCGGGCGGCGGATCGAGCGACATCTTTGGATCGGAGATGCCCCAGACCCCCAGGAATGTAAAGAATCGCATGGTGTCCAACATATTCGCTGCCGAGAAAGATAATGGAGTGAAAAACAACG GTGATGCACCACGTCGCGGCCAGAAGACCGTCGACTCCCACTCTCGGCTGTTTGGGGAACCCTCCCGCCCGATCACGCCCGGCAAGAACCACATGAAGAGCAGCATTCCCTTTGGCGGACAGAACTCAGAGGCAGCCGCCGCCCAGAAGCTGCTGACCACCAATGGCCACTACAACGGCAAGAGCGGATCGGTGTCCTCTGCCTCGTCTTCGGTGTCGTCCTCGACCGAGAACCTCAAGATGAACAACGGCTCGAGATCAG AGGGAAATCCTGTCACAGGCGAGGGCTACAAGGCAGGAGGCAACGACTTCCACCAGCGCCAGGAGTCTTCGAATGGCGGCACTCCGGTGATCAACAAGAACCGTGTCCCACCAGGCGGCTACTCGTCGGGACTCTGGTAA
- the LOC128253557 gene encoding microtubule-associated protein Jupiter isoform X3 produces MAAYAAFKHVELYNVGKAKKRVLRPPGGGSSDIFGSEMPQTPRNVKNRMVSNIFAAEKDNGVKNNVRQGAHRFYFIGDAPRRGQKTVDSHSRLFGEPSRPITPGKNHMKSSIPFGGQNSEAAAAQKLLTTNGHYNGKSGSVSSASSSVSSSTENLKMNNGSRSEGNPVTGEGYKAGGNDFHQRQESSNGGTPVINKNRVPPGGYSSGLW; encoded by the exons atggCCGCCTACGCTGCTTTCAAACACGTTGAGCTTTATAATGTGGGCAAAGCCAAAAAGAG GGTGCTGAGGCCTCCGGGCGGCGGATCGAGCGACATCTTTGGATCGGAGATGCCCCAGACCCCCAGGAATGTAAAGAATCGCATGGTGTCCAACATATTCGCTGCCGAGAAAGATAATGGAGTGAAAAACAACG TACGACAAGGAGCTCACAGATTCTATTTCATTG GTGATGCACCACGTCGCGGCCAGAAGACCGTCGACTCCCACTCTCGGCTGTTTGGGGAACCCTCCCGCCCGATCACGCCCGGCAAGAACCACATGAAGAGCAGCATTCCCTTTGGCGGACAGAACTCAGAGGCAGCCGCCGCCCAGAAGCTGCTGACCACCAATGGCCACTACAACGGCAAGAGCGGATCGGTGTCCTCTGCCTCGTCTTCGGTGTCGTCCTCGACCGAGAACCTCAAGATGAACAACGGCTCGAGATCAG AGGGAAATCCTGTCACAGGCGAGGGCTACAAGGCAGGAGGCAACGACTTCCACCAGCGCCAGGAGTCTTCGAATGGCGGCACTCCGGTGATCAACAAGAACCGTGTCCCACCAGGCGGCTACTCGTCGGGACTCTGGTAA
- the LOC128253557 gene encoding microtubule-associated protein Jupiter isoform X2, producing MAAYAAFKHVELYNVGKAKKRVLRPPGGGSSDIFGSEMPQTPRNVKNRMVSNIFAAEKDNGVKNNVRQGAHRFYFIGDAPRRGQKTVDSHSRLFGEPSRPITPGKNHMKSSIPFGGQNSEAAAAQKLLTTNGHYNGKSGSVSSASSSVSSSTENLKMNNGSRSVFRNMSKGNPVTGEGYKAGGNDFHQRQESSNGGTPVINKNRVPPGGYSSGLW from the exons atggCCGCCTACGCTGCTTTCAAACACGTTGAGCTTTATAATGTGGGCAAAGCCAAAAAGAG GGTGCTGAGGCCTCCGGGCGGCGGATCGAGCGACATCTTTGGATCGGAGATGCCCCAGACCCCCAGGAATGTAAAGAATCGCATGGTGTCCAACATATTCGCTGCCGAGAAAGATAATGGAGTGAAAAACAACG TACGACAAGGAGCTCACAGATTCTATTTCATTG GTGATGCACCACGTCGCGGCCAGAAGACCGTCGACTCCCACTCTCGGCTGTTTGGGGAACCCTCCCGCCCGATCACGCCCGGCAAGAACCACATGAAGAGCAGCATTCCCTTTGGCGGACAGAACTCAGAGGCAGCCGCCGCCCAGAAGCTGCTGACCACCAATGGCCACTACAACGGCAAGAGCGGATCGGTGTCCTCTGCCTCGTCTTCGGTGTCGTCCTCGACCGAGAACCTCAAGATGAACAACGGCTCGAGATCAG TCTTCCGCAATATGAGCA AGGGAAATCCTGTCACAGGCGAGGGCTACAAGGCAGGAGGCAACGACTTCCACCAGCGCCAGGAGTCTTCGAATGGCGGCACTCCGGTGATCAACAAGAACCGTGTCCCACCAGGCGGCTACTCGTCGGGACTCTGGTAA
- the LOC128253557 gene encoding microtubule-associated protein Jupiter isoform X7: MAAYAAFKHVELYNVGKAKKRVLRPPGGGSSDIFGSEMPQTPRNVKNRMVSNIFAAEKDNGVKNNGDAPRRGQKTVDSHSRLFGEPSRPITPGKNHMKSSIPFGGQNSEAAAAQKLLTTNGHYNGKSGSVSSASSSVSSSTENLKMNNGSRSEGNPVTGEGYKAGGNDFHQRQESSNGGTPVINKNRVPPGGYSSGLW; this comes from the exons atggCCGCCTACGCTGCTTTCAAACACGTTGAGCTTTATAATGTGGGCAAAGCCAAAAAGAG GGTGCTGAGGCCTCCGGGCGGCGGATCGAGCGACATCTTTGGATCGGAGATGCCCCAGACCCCCAGGAATGTAAAGAATCGCATGGTGTCCAACATATTCGCTGCCGAGAAAGATAATGGAGTGAAAAACAACG GTGATGCACCACGTCGCGGCCAGAAGACCGTCGACTCCCACTCTCGGCTGTTTGGGGAACCCTCCCGCCCGATCACGCCCGGCAAGAACCACATGAAGAGCAGCATTCCCTTTGGCGGACAGAACTCAGAGGCAGCCGCCGCCCAGAAGCTGCTGACCACCAATGGCCACTACAACGGCAAGAGCGGATCGGTGTCCTCTGCCTCGTCTTCGGTGTCGTCCTCGACCGAGAACCTCAAGATGAACAACGGCTCGAGATCAG AGGGAAATCCTGTCACAGGCGAGGGCTACAAGGCAGGAGGCAACGACTTCCACCAGCGCCAGGAGTCTTCGAATGGCGGCACTCCGGTGATCAACAAGAACCGTGTCCCACCAGGCGGCTACTCGTCGGGACTCTGGTAA
- the LOC128253557 gene encoding microtubule-associated protein Jupiter isoform X4: MAAYAAFKHVELYNVGKAKKRVLRPPGGGSSDIFGSEMPQTPRNVKNRMVSNIFAAEKDNGVKNNVRQGAHRFYFIGDAPRRGQKTVDSHSRLFGEPSRPITPGKNHMKSSIPFGGQNSEAAAAQKLLTTNGHYNGKSGSVSSASSSVSSSTENLKMNNGSRSVFRNMSTASPDTKKNASTRTWIFGYRNSYAQRPSNSEDRRSVHR, encoded by the exons atggCCGCCTACGCTGCTTTCAAACACGTTGAGCTTTATAATGTGGGCAAAGCCAAAAAGAG GGTGCTGAGGCCTCCGGGCGGCGGATCGAGCGACATCTTTGGATCGGAGATGCCCCAGACCCCCAGGAATGTAAAGAATCGCATGGTGTCCAACATATTCGCTGCCGAGAAAGATAATGGAGTGAAAAACAACG TACGACAAGGAGCTCACAGATTCTATTTCATTG GTGATGCACCACGTCGCGGCCAGAAGACCGTCGACTCCCACTCTCGGCTGTTTGGGGAACCCTCCCGCCCGATCACGCCCGGCAAGAACCACATGAAGAGCAGCATTCCCTTTGGCGGACAGAACTCAGAGGCAGCCGCCGCCCAGAAGCTGCTGACCACCAATGGCCACTACAACGGCAAGAGCGGATCGGTGTCCTCTGCCTCGTCTTCGGTGTCGTCCTCGACCGAGAACCTCAAGATGAACAACGGCTCGAGATCAG TCTTCCGCAATATGAGCA CAGCAAGTCCAGATACCAAAAAAAACGCTTCCACTCGAACGTGGATCTTTGGGTACCGCAACTCCTATGCCCAGCGCCCATCCAACTCTGAAGACAGACGCTCTGTCCATCGATAA
- the LOC128253557 gene encoding microtubule-associated protein Jupiter isoform X5, translating to MAAYAAFKHVELYNVGKAKKRVLRPPGGGSSDIFGSEMPQTPRNVKNRMVSNIFAAEKDNGVKNNVRQGAHRFYFIGDAPRRGQKTVDSHSRLFGEPSRPITPGKNHMKSSIPFGGQNSEAAAAQKLLTTNGHYNGKSGSVSSASSSVSSSTENLKMNNGSRSVFRNMSTSPDTKKNASTRTWIFGYRNSYAQRPSNSEDRRSVHR from the exons atggCCGCCTACGCTGCTTTCAAACACGTTGAGCTTTATAATGTGGGCAAAGCCAAAAAGAG GGTGCTGAGGCCTCCGGGCGGCGGATCGAGCGACATCTTTGGATCGGAGATGCCCCAGACCCCCAGGAATGTAAAGAATCGCATGGTGTCCAACATATTCGCTGCCGAGAAAGATAATGGAGTGAAAAACAACG TACGACAAGGAGCTCACAGATTCTATTTCATTG GTGATGCACCACGTCGCGGCCAGAAGACCGTCGACTCCCACTCTCGGCTGTTTGGGGAACCCTCCCGCCCGATCACGCCCGGCAAGAACCACATGAAGAGCAGCATTCCCTTTGGCGGACAGAACTCAGAGGCAGCCGCCGCCCAGAAGCTGCTGACCACCAATGGCCACTACAACGGCAAGAGCGGATCGGTGTCCTCTGCCTCGTCTTCGGTGTCGTCCTCGACCGAGAACCTCAAGATGAACAACGGCTCGAGATCAG TCTTCCGCAATATGAGCA CAAGTCCAGATACCAAAAAAAACGCTTCCACTCGAACGTGGATCTTTGGGTACCGCAACTCCTATGCCCAGCGCCCATCCAACTCTGAAGACAGACGCTCTGTCCATCGATAA